The genomic region TGTCTTACCCCAGGCCTTTATCAATGCTTTGCCAGCGACCGGTAACACCTTTGTAGGCTTACTCAAGGAAACTTCCCTGGCCTTTACCCTGGGGATTACCGAAATCTTTGCGGAAGGGAAGATGCTGGCCGGTGATTCCTTTAAGTACTTTGAAACCTATTTGGCAGTTGGCTTGACCTACTGGGCCCTGATTATCGTTTATTCTTGGGCCCAGTCGGGAGTTGAACGCCTGTTAACGAGACCGTATCGGTAGGAGGATGGCTGATGGCCCTGATTGAAGTGAAGAATTTATCGGTAACGATTAAGCAAAAGCAGATTCTAGAAGACATAAACTTTGCCGTGGAAGAGGGGGAGGTGACCGTCTTGGTGGGACCCAGTGGATCTGGCAAGACGACCCTGTTACGGACCTTAAACCTCCTACAACAACCCGCCGCTGGTACCATTCAAATTGGGCAAAGTGCAGTCGACGGCAGTAAGCTCAACAAGAAAAGCACTCGGGCCCTGCGGGCCGAATCAACGATGGTCTTCCAGCAGTTTAATTTATTTAAAAACATGACCGTGATTGAAAATGTGATGGCGCCACTGCTGTTAAACAAGTTGGCCAAGTGGGACGAAGCCCACGCAATCGCTGAGGAGCGTCTGCGCGAGGTTGGGCTGTTGGCGTTCGCTGATAAGTACTCGTCTTCCTTGTCGGGTGGCCAGCAGCAGCGGGTGTCGATTGCACGGGCAATTGCAGTAAAGCCGGCGGTGGTCCTACTCGATGAACCGACCTCGGCCTTGGATCCGGAACTAGTGGGGAGTGTCTTAAAAACGATTCTGGAACTGGCCAAGCAGCACATCACGATGGTGATTGTGACCCATGAAATGGACTTTGCCCGTCAGATTGGCAACCAGATTATTTTCTTGGAGAAGGGTCAAATCGTCCACAAGGGCACGCCGGACGAAATTTTGTCAGATCAGGGCCCGGAGAGAGTCCACAACTTTTTAAATTCCGTATCAGCGGCCTATTAAACCTAAATATCAAATCAATAAAATGAAAAGAGAGAAGTATCTATGAAAAAGCGAAACCCAGCGCGATGGGCGATTATTATCATTATTGTGGTGCTGCTAGCGGCGATTGGTGGCTGGTTCTACCATAGTCAGCACAGCAAGCAGTCCGGCAGTGATAGTGGCCAAAAGACCTTGAAAATTGGGGTTACCGGGACTAGTTTCCCAACCGCCTATAAGAACGATGGGAAGTTAGTCGGCTTTGATGTCGATGCCATTAATGCTGCGGCTAAAAAGGCTGGTTACAAGGTGGAGTGGGTGACCGGTGAATTTGACGGTCTGCTCGGTCAGCTGGATAACGGCAAGATTGACACGGTCGCCAACGACGTGGCTATCACCCCTGAGCGGCAAAAGAAATATCAATTCAGTCATATTTATAACCAGGAAGAAACCACGGTGGCCGTCAACAAAGATTCCAGTGTCAACAATTTGAACGACCTGGCTGGCAAAACGGTTGCTGGGGCGACCGCATCTAATAATACGAAGAACTTGCAGAATTATAACAACAAGATTCAGCTAAAGCTCTACGACGCCCGGGACGTAACCTACCAGGCTTTGCTATCAGGCCACGTGGATGGGGTCGTGAACACCCGCAATAACCTGGAGGCCATTATTAAGGCCAAGAACTATCCATGGAAGGTCGTGCCAGGCAGTGCGGCGACGGTTCAAATTGCCCTGCCATTCCGCAAGGATGACAGCGAGAGCAGCACGATTTTGAAGAAGTTGAACCCAGCCATCGATGAGATTAAGAAGGACGGGACTTTGAAGCAGCTTTCTGAAAAGTACTTTGGATATGATGCCACTGCTGATTTAAAATAAGTCCAATAAAAAAGACTGACACTTGTCAGTCTTTTTTTGCAAAACCAATTATCCAAAAGAGCATGCCTTCACCCAAGCAGAGGAAGCCGACCATCAGAACCCAGTAGTGCCAGGGGTTGGATAAGGTCAAGAAGAAACCAATTAAAACCGCGGCATAAGCAACCGGCAGCAGGAATTTTAACCAAGGCTGTCGGGCATACTTGGTAATGGCGAACTGGCTGACTAGGATGAGCAGGCCTACCGCCAGGGCCGGCCAGTTCCAACTTTCAAAGAGGGCCATTAGCCTTCCATTTCCTCAACCTGGTCCACCGCTGAAGCGATGGCGTTGACGGCTGCCTGTAGGCTGGACTCATCAATAATCAATGGTGGCAGGAGCCGGAGAGTGTTGCCCCGGGCTGACAGGGTCAGGAAGCCTTCGTCCTGGAGGGCGGTAATT from Leuconostocaceae bacterium ESL0723 harbors:
- a CDS encoding amino acid ABC transporter ATP-binding protein — its product is MALIEVKNLSVTIKQKQILEDINFAVEEGEVTVLVGPSGSGKTTLLRTLNLLQQPAAGTIQIGQSAVDGSKLNKKSTRALRAESTMVFQQFNLFKNMTVIENVMAPLLLNKLAKWDEAHAIAEERLREVGLLAFADKYSSSLSGGQQQRVSIARAIAVKPAVVLLDEPTSALDPELVGSVLKTILELAKQHITMVIVTHEMDFARQIGNQIIFLEKGQIVHKGTPDEILSDQGPERVHNFLNSVSAAY
- a CDS encoding transporter substrate-binding domain-containing protein, whose amino-acid sequence is MKKRNPARWAIIIIIVVLLAAIGGWFYHSQHSKQSGSDSGQKTLKIGVTGTSFPTAYKNDGKLVGFDVDAINAAAKKAGYKVEWVTGEFDGLLGQLDNGKIDTVANDVAITPERQKKYQFSHIYNQEETTVAVNKDSSVNNLNDLAGKTVAGATASNNTKNLQNYNNKIQLKLYDARDVTYQALLSGHVDGVVNTRNNLEAIIKAKNYPWKVVPGSAATVQIALPFRKDDSESSTILKKLNPAIDEIKKDGTLKQLSEKYFGYDATADLK